TGGCTACGCCTACGAGTACGCCGGGACCACCTTCGAGCAGATGACCATGGAAGAGCGGATGACCGTCTGCAACATGGCCATCGAGGGGGGCGCTCGCTGCGGCTACGTCAATCCTGACCAAGTGACCTTTGACTATCTCCAGGGCCGGGACTGCGCGCCCAAGGGAGCCGACTGGGACCGCGCCGTCGAATGGTGGCGCAGCATTGCTAGCGACGCCGACGCCGAATACGACGATGTGGTGGTCTTCGACGCCGCTGACATCGAGCCCACGGTAACCTGGGGCATCACGCCGGGACAGGGCATTGGCATCAGTGAAGCCATCCCCACCGCAGACTCGCTGCCCGAAGAGGACCGGTTTGTGGCCGAGGAAGCCTACGCATACATGGACTTTGCGCCGGGCGCCTTGATCAAAGGCACGCCGGTGGATGTTTGCTTCATCGGTAGCTGCACCAATGGCCGCATCAGCGATCTGCGAGAGGCCGCCAAAGTCGCTGAGGGCCGCAAGGTGGCCCCAGGGGTGAAGGCCTTTGTGGTGCCGGGGTCAGAGCGGGTGAAGCACCAGGCAGAGGCTGAAGGCCTAGACGCCATCTTCACGGCGGCGGGCTTCGAATGGCGAGAAGCTGGCTGCTCGATGTGTTTGGCCATGAACCCGGACAAGCTCCAGGGTCGCCAGATCAGCGCTTCGTCGTCCAACCGCAACTTCAAGGGACGCCAGGGGTCGGCTTCTGGTCGCACGCTGCTGATGAGTCCGGCCATGGTGGTGGCCGCAGCGGTCACAGGCCAAGTGACGGACGTGCGAGAGCTGATCTAGGAATTTGCAGCGCGCCCGGGCTATGGGGCGATCGCCTTCAGTCTTGGTTCGTTCTTGGTTCGAGTTTGATTGCCATTTCCATTTAGGAGCAATAGGAGCAACAAGTGATGGTCAGCGAAGTCAAAGCCGTGGTTGGGCGCGGCATTTCTCTGGTGGGCGATGACATTGATACCGATCGGATCATTCCTGCCCGTTTTCTCAAGTGCGTCACCTTCGAGGGGCTCGGCCAGCACGCCTTTGCGGACGATCGCATCCAGCTCCAGGGTGAGCACCCCTTTGACCAAGCCGAGTACCAGGGGGCCAGCATCCTGGTGGTCAACCGCAACTTTGGCTGCGGGTCGTCGCGAGAGCACGCGCCCCAGGCGATCGCCAAATGGGGCATCAAGGCGCTGGTGGGCGAAAGCTTCGCGGAGATTTTCTTCGGTAACTGCGTGGCGATCGGGGTGCCCTGCGTGACCGCCAGCGCAGAAGACGTCAAGCGTCTGCAAGAGGCGATCGCCGCCCAGCCCCAAGCCGAAATGCAGCTCGATCTGGACGCCAAGCAGGTGCGCATTGGTGAGGTCGTCGCCCCCATTTCCATGGGCGAAGGCCCCCGCCAAATGTTCGTCACGGGCACCTGGGATGCGTGCGGGCAGCTCGTCGCCCAGGCCGACGCGATCGCCGCTACGGCGAACAAGCTGCCCTACGTGCAGTGGAGCCGCCTGAGCGCCTAAACGCCCCTAGGGTCATTTCAGCGAAGGGGACAACTGCATCTCGTCCCCTTTTACCTGACCAAAAATCGCCCAGGACTCATCTGAGGAATCACCGTCTCCTCATCCCCGGTCACAAAGCGGGCAAACTGCTCTGCCAATGACGGCACCATCGCCAGGGGATTGCTAAAGCCCGAAAAGACCTGGAGTCCAGGGCGCTGAGGCACCTCACCGATGAGGGGTAAGCCATCTCGGCTAAAGGCCACCAGGCAGTGATGCCATTGAGCTGGGACATCTTTGAGAAACGGCATCACTCGGCCAATTCCCGAGCGCAGGGTCGCCTCACTGGCGGCTGGGCTGACCTGAGCCGAGGCGCTGCTGAGAGCCCGGCTAATCTGGCCAATGCGCAGACTACCGTCGAGGAACTGGATCGCGCCGACGTCTAGGACCGGCGCGATCACTTCTTGATCTGGCTCTTGCCACAGGCGATCGCACTCTGCGGCCCCCGCCAAAGCCTCCATTTGAAAGCGCCGCGTTACCGCCGGCATCACCATCGTTTGCAGCTTGACAGGAACAGGGGGCGCTTCGAGCACTTCGGCATGGCTGAAGTACAGCGGCACCTGCACACCCCCTTGACGCAGTAAATCTCGGCTAAAGCCGCCCGCACACACTACCACTTGATCGGCCCACAGCTCCGTCGTCGCCGTGCGGACCCCTCGACAGCGATCGCCCTCCCACAAAAATCCTTGGGCTTCTCCAAGCACCACGCGGCCCCCCAGCGCCTGGAAGGCCGAGGTCAGGGCAGCCGTGAGCGCCTCCAGGCGCACATGGCCGTGGGGCACTCGCAGCGCTCCGGCGATCGCCTC
This genomic stretch from Geitlerinema sp. PCC 7407 harbors:
- the leuD gene encoding 3-isopropylmalate dehydratase small subunit; the encoded protein is MVSEVKAVVGRGISLVGDDIDTDRIIPARFLKCVTFEGLGQHAFADDRIQLQGEHPFDQAEYQGASILVVNRNFGCGSSREHAPQAIAKWGIKALVGESFAEIFFGNCVAIGVPCVTASAEDVKRLQEAIAAQPQAEMQLDLDAKQVRIGEVVAPISMGEGPRQMFVTGTWDACGQLVAQADAIAATANKLPYVQWSRLSA
- a CDS encoding FAD-binding oxidoreductase gives rise to the protein MTGEAVDWIVIGGGITGVALAWELQKRGLAVLLLERHAPLVGASRYSYGGIAYWAGQTPLLQALGEASRKQYQALAEEFGGAIEFREIDLLLTLAPEDDPGAIAARFRDCAVVPELLSQEDACALEPLLHREAIAGALRVPHGHVRLEALTAALTSAFQALGGRVVLGEAQGFLWEGDRCRGVRTATTELWADQVVVCAGGFSRDLLRQGGVQVPLYFSHAEVLEAPPVPVKLQTMVMPAVTRRFQMEALAGAAECDRLWQEPDQEVIAPVLDVGAIQFLDGSLRIGQISRALSSASAQVSPAASEATLRSGIGRVMPFLKDVPAQWHHCLVAFSRDGLPLIGEVPQRPGLQVFSGFSNPLAMVPSLAEQFARFVTGDEETVIPQMSPGRFLVR
- the leuC gene encoding 3-isopropylmalate dehydratase large subunit; translation: MSKGTLFDKVWDLHTVGTLPSGQTQLLIGLHLIHEVTSPQAFAMLRERGLQVMFPDRTIATVDHIVPTESQARPFADPLAEEMIQALERNCQENSITFYNVGSGSQGIVHVIAPEQGLTQPGMTIACGDSHTSTHGAFGAIAFGIGTSQVRDVLASQTLALAKLKVRRVEVNGTLRPGVYAKDVVLHIIRKLGVKGGVGYAYEYAGTTFEQMTMEERMTVCNMAIEGGARCGYVNPDQVTFDYLQGRDCAPKGADWDRAVEWWRSIASDADAEYDDVVVFDAADIEPTVTWGITPGQGIGISEAIPTADSLPEEDRFVAEEAYAYMDFAPGALIKGTPVDVCFIGSCTNGRISDLREAAKVAEGRKVAPGVKAFVVPGSERVKHQAEAEGLDAIFTAAGFEWREAGCSMCLAMNPDKLQGRQISASSSNRNFKGRQGSASGRTLLMSPAMVVAAAVTGQVTDVRELI